The following coding sequences lie in one Spirochaetia bacterium 38H-sp genomic window:
- a CDS encoding MinD/ParA family protein, producing MADQAESLRELMRSRTVPISQSKTRIIAVTSGKGGVGKTNVATNLAIAYAQIGKKVVLMDADLGLANVNVVLGVIPKYNLYHLIKGQRSLEEIIIDTPYGIKIIAGASGFAKIANLSDDERDRFIDELSGLSFADVIIIDTSAGVGQNVISFVAAADDVVIVTTPEPTAITDAYGIIKIIATEIENLNMGLKLVVNRVKTVTEGKKVSERVTSIAGQFLNIKVDYLGFVYEDPAVQGAVLRQRPFIVGEPRSKAAGCIKHLVGRLEKVDYKEGRGLGSFLKRFMGGA from the coding sequence ATGGCAGATCAGGCGGAGTCTCTAAGAGAGCTTATGAGGAGCAGGACTGTTCCTATTTCTCAGAGTAAAACAAGGATTATTGCAGTTACTAGTGGCAAGGGCGGAGTTGGCAAGACTAATGTTGCTACTAATCTTGCTATCGCATATGCTCAGATAGGCAAGAAGGTTGTTCTTATGGATGCGGATCTCGGACTTGCCAATGTAAATGTTGTTTTGGGGGTTATTCCCAAATATAACTTGTATCATCTTATAAAGGGGCAAAGATCACTGGAAGAAATAATCATTGATACTCCTTATGGTATTAAGATTATTGCCGGTGCTTCTGGTTTTGCCAAGATCGCTAATCTTTCTGATGATGAGAGAGATAGGTTTATTGATGAGCTTTCCGGTCTTTCTTTTGCCGATGTAATTATAATTGATACCAGTGCCGGTGTGGGGCAAAATGTGATTTCTTTTGTTGCTGCTGCGGATGATGTTGTTATTGTTACTACTCCGGAACCTACTGCAATTACAGATGCTTATGGTATAATAAAGATAATTGCAACTGAGATTGAGAATCTAAACATGGGGCTTAAGTTGGTTGTCAACAGGGTCAAGACTGTTACTGAGGGGAAGAAGGTGTCCGAAAGGGTTACTTCTATTGCAGGCCAGTTTTTAAATATAAAGGTTGACTACCTCGGTTTTGTCTATGAGGATCCTGCTGTGCAGGGGGCTGTTCTTAGACAGCGGCCTTTTATTGTTGGTGAGCCCAGAAGTAAGGCTGCAGGATGTATAAAACATCTTGTGGGAAGATTGGAAAAGGTTGATTATAAGGAAGGCCGAGGGCTTGGTTCTTTTTTGAAGCGCTTTATGGGAGGTGCCTGA
- a CDS encoding ATP-binding protein, translated as MLSSNPIDVAKKELIGLLYELRDLLRSFDISPVSKNRVRRILHSLKAVLLSMEMDEYASRVHDFELLLVEDSSLFESSDLLNFISELESSLVSSSSDHPTDDVVVMRSLLSAFHESVRRGEKIFKVVISVSGDESYRYARLYLAFSRLEDACAVISCVPDIINMSQEEIPDSIVVFCSCYSEDSIREALAVDLISFSVSMLSEAELGFAKDVAIDSLVATRSMFVAFEKGWRAYREYVAKLGSELEFEHFDRLIASLFRIRAGELFSYAVSEAKRLVSELGKLCEVVVLGQDVIIPAWWRAGLDFVFVHLVRNAVVHGIELPDERKKNGKSEVGRIEFGARVSDSELMLWLADDGRGVPASDGDVSVFSGMGVGMDVVRDIVSSLGGGLEVIDRESDGRLVKMVFPSSFL; from the coding sequence ATGTTGAGCTCTAATCCTATTGATGTGGCAAAGAAAGAACTTATAGGACTTCTATACGAATTGAGGGATTTGCTGAGAAGTTTTGATATTTCTCCTGTATCAAAAAACCGGGTAAGACGAATTCTTCATTCTTTAAAGGCAGTGCTTCTTTCTATGGAGATGGATGAGTATGCTTCTCGTGTGCATGATTTTGAGCTTCTTTTGGTAGAGGATTCTTCTTTATTTGAGTCTTCTGATTTGTTAAACTTTATTTCCGAGCTGGAGTCCTCTCTTGTTTCTTCTTCTTCTGATCATCCTACTGATGATGTTGTTGTTATGCGGTCTCTTCTTTCTGCTTTTCATGAGTCTGTAAGGCGCGGAGAAAAGATTTTTAAGGTTGTTATTTCTGTTTCAGGGGATGAGTCTTACCGTTATGCCAGGTTGTATCTTGCTTTCTCCAGGCTGGAGGATGCTTGTGCTGTGATTTCCTGTGTTCCTGATATAATCAATATGAGTCAAGAGGAGATTCCAGACTCCATTGTTGTTTTTTGTTCTTGTTATTCTGAGGATTCTATACGAGAGGCTCTTGCTGTTGATTTGATTTCTTTTTCTGTTTCTATGTTGTCTGAGGCTGAGCTTGGTTTTGCAAAGGATGTGGCTATAGATTCTCTTGTTGCAACTCGTTCTATGTTTGTTGCTTTTGAGAAGGGGTGGCGTGCCTATCGGGAGTATGTAGCCAAGCTAGGTAGTGAGCTTGAGTTTGAGCATTTTGACAGGTTGATTGCTTCTCTTTTTAGGATTAGGGCAGGGGAGCTTTTTTCTTATGCTGTTTCTGAGGCAAAAAGGCTTGTTTCTGAGCTTGGAAAGTTGTGCGAAGTTGTTGTTCTTGGGCAGGATGTTATTATTCCTGCATGGTGGCGGGCGGGGCTGGATTTTGTTTTTGTCCATCTTGTGCGTAATGCTGTTGTCCATGGTATTGAGTTGCCTGATGAGAGGAAAAAAAATGGTAAGAGCGAGGTGGGAAGGATTGAGTTTGGAGCTAGGGTTTCTGATTCTGAGCTTATGTTATGGCTGGCTGATGATGGTAGAGGTGTTCCTGCGTCTGATGGTGATGTGAGTGTTTTTTCTGGTATGGGTGTGGGGATGGATGTTGTCAGAGATATTGTTTCTTCTCTTGGGGGAGGGCTGGAGGTTATAGATCGCGAGTCAGATGGACGTCTTGTTAAGATGGTTTTTCCGTCTTCTTTTTTATAA
- a CDS encoding FapA family protein, giving the protein MISLDRLRDYMSRQLEEDNKKKFVQVTADTLEDALKEAAIELDCKIKELEYEIMEKGSRGILGVGKKPWLIVASKMSSVSVKSYEENEVELGFDIEDERQKDKDGKIFVRLNSDGVYVAVYPPEGKGRPVTEKEAVEAIIRRVNTNIDNNLLSKVVKRADGEFVKIAEYSYNPAHDAVLSVNITDGEMKAYLLAQAPRDGGTDPTRDVIIGFLKMNGIEYGIMEDVVAEFERSPVYGREILIAEGIPPKNGDDAKIIYNFETDHTRVRLKEKNGKIDYKDLNLVQNVVAGQVLAKKIPPSAGVPGRTVTGKILPAKDGKDIPMPVGKNVKLSDDGMVAIAEINGQVLLISGKITVEPVYTVDGDVSLKTGNILFLGTVIVTGNVEDGFSIKASGNIEVKGSVGKCELDAEGDIIVHQGIAGKSAALIKAGKNVVSRFVENAKVEAGELVIVSDGIINSTVSANKKIICHGRRASIVGGKSIATEEVIAKNLGSVGGIETIVEVGFDPSAKEKEESLSLEHTKLTEELDELSLNLGALENLRKSKKLTQDKANVYKELLLRKRELSQKISTIKAEIDRIREYLNQLKTKGRVSVSGNVFPGVKIFIREAVLEVKNDFKSVTFISEANMVKVTKYEEPEDLDNLGIKER; this is encoded by the coding sequence GTGATTTCTCTGGACAGACTGCGTGATTATATGTCTAGACAGCTTGAGGAAGATAATAAAAAAAAGTTTGTCCAGGTTACTGCGGATACTCTGGAAGATGCTTTGAAAGAGGCTGCCATCGAGCTTGATTGCAAAATAAAAGAGCTTGAATATGAGATTATGGAAAAAGGCTCCAGAGGTATATTGGGGGTTGGTAAAAAGCCTTGGCTTATTGTGGCATCAAAAATGTCTTCTGTCTCTGTCAAATCTTATGAAGAAAACGAGGTTGAACTTGGCTTTGATATTGAGGATGAGAGGCAGAAGGATAAGGATGGTAAGATTTTTGTCAGATTGAATAGTGACGGAGTATATGTTGCTGTTTATCCACCGGAAGGTAAGGGACGTCCTGTAACAGAAAAGGAAGCTGTAGAGGCTATTATAAGAAGAGTTAATACCAATATTGATAATAATCTTTTGAGCAAGGTTGTAAAACGGGCTGATGGTGAGTTTGTTAAGATTGCGGAGTACAGTTATAATCCTGCTCATGATGCGGTTTTGAGTGTTAATATAACTGATGGTGAGATGAAAGCTTATCTTCTTGCTCAGGCACCAAGAGACGGGGGCACGGATCCTACAAGAGATGTTATCATTGGCTTCCTAAAGATGAATGGTATTGAATATGGTATTATGGAAGATGTTGTTGCAGAGTTTGAAAGAAGCCCTGTCTATGGTCGAGAGATTCTTATTGCAGAAGGGATTCCTCCCAAGAATGGTGATGATGCAAAAATTATTTATAATTTTGAAACTGATCATACTCGTGTGCGTTTAAAAGAAAAGAATGGCAAGATCGATTACAAAGATCTAAATCTTGTGCAAAATGTTGTTGCTGGTCAGGTTCTGGCAAAGAAGATCCCTCCTTCTGCAGGTGTTCCCGGACGTACTGTTACAGGAAAGATCTTGCCCGCAAAGGATGGGAAAGATATTCCCATGCCAGTGGGTAAGAATGTCAAGTTGTCCGATGATGGTATGGTTGCCATTGCCGAGATAAATGGTCAGGTTCTTCTTATCTCCGGTAAGATTACTGTTGAGCCTGTATATACTGTTGATGGTGATGTAAGTCTTAAAACAGGTAATATTCTCTTTTTGGGTACTGTTATAGTAACAGGAAATGTCGAGGATGGTTTTTCTATAAAGGCCAGTGGCAATATAGAGGTTAAGGGTTCTGTGGGAAAATGTGAGCTTGATGCGGAGGGTGATATTATTGTACATCAGGGTATTGCAGGAAAGTCAGCTGCTCTTATAAAGGCTGGTAAAAATGTGGTATCAAGATTTGTGGAAAATGCTAAGGTTGAAGCTGGTGAGCTCGTTATTGTAAGCGATGGCATTATCAATTCTACTGTGAGTGCTAATAAGAAGATAATATGTCATGGAAGAAGGGCAAGTATTGTAGGTGGTAAATCCATAGCAACAGAAGAGGTTATTGCCAAAAATTTGGGTTCTGTCGGAGGTATAGAAACTATTGTTGAGGTTGGGTTTGACCCATCTGCAAAAGAAAAAGAAGAGTCTCTAAGCCTAGAACATACTAAGCTTACCGAGGAACTTGATGAGTTGAGTCTCAATTTAGGGGCCTTAGAAAATCTTAGAAAGAGTAAGAAACTAACACAAGACAAGGCTAATGTATATAAAGAGCTTCTTCTAAGGAAACGTGAGCTTAGTCAGAAAATATCTACCATAAAGGCTGAAATTGACAGAATTAGGGAGTATCTTAATCAGTTAAAGACTAAGGGACGTGTTTCTGTATCAGGAAATGTTTTTCCTGGAGTTAAGATTTTTATAAGAGAAGCTGTTCTTGAGGTCAAGAATGATTTTAAGAGTGTAACATTTATTTCTGAAGCTAATATGGTTAAGGTTACAAAATATGAGGAGCCGGAGGATTTGGATAATCTTGGAATAAAGGAGAGGTGA
- a CDS encoding biopolymer transporter ExbD translates to MRLQRRLSPQINVDLTPLIDVVFQLVIFFMVTSVFKIAPGISLELPESGTAEPLTVKELVISAESEDTIYVNNTLTTIKGIPAVLETWKEENQGKDMQVILEADKNAPYQLVIKLLDILRQNGLADVGLRTKAQR, encoded by the coding sequence ATGAGACTGCAAAGAAGGCTTAGCCCGCAGATTAACGTAGACCTCACACCTCTCATCGATGTAGTATTCCAGCTTGTAATATTCTTTATGGTAACAAGCGTATTTAAAATAGCACCTGGAATAAGTCTAGAACTTCCAGAATCAGGAACAGCAGAACCACTTACGGTAAAAGAACTCGTGATAAGCGCAGAATCGGAAGATACAATATACGTCAACAACACACTAACAACCATCAAAGGAATCCCTGCTGTGCTGGAAACCTGGAAAGAAGAAAACCAAGGTAAGGACATGCAAGTAATCTTGGAAGCAGACAAAAACGCACCGTACCAGCTGGTAATAAAACTGCTGGACATACTGAGACAAAACGGCCTTGCAGACGTAGGACTAAGAACAAAAGCCCAGAGATGA
- the whiG gene encoding RNA polymerase sigma factor WhiG: MVEDILAQKPEEELWRDYKKTKNPDIREFLIKQYAPLVKYVAGKVAVGLPSSVEFDDLIGFGTFGLLDAIEKFDPDKHVKFKTYAVTRIRGAIYDELRALDWVPRSVRQKSREVEDALHKLEASLGRAATDEELAKELKVSSKELQKTLQRISSTSILSLQELWYTGDDSDKVSIVDMLEAPSAYDPEAVVEKTEIKRVVAEAIKELPDKEKKVLVLYYYEDLTLKEIGAILNVTESRVSQLHTKAITRLRVKLRNIKKGIF, translated from the coding sequence ATGGTAGAAGATATTCTGGCACAAAAACCTGAAGAAGAGCTCTGGAGGGATTATAAAAAGACTAAAAATCCCGATATCAGAGAGTTTCTAATAAAACAATATGCGCCTCTTGTCAAGTATGTTGCCGGGAAGGTGGCTGTAGGTCTTCCAAGTAGTGTTGAATTTGATGATCTTATTGGTTTTGGCACGTTTGGGCTTCTTGATGCTATAGAAAAATTTGATCCTGACAAACATGTAAAATTTAAAACTTATGCTGTTACTCGTATAAGGGGAGCTATATATGATGAACTAAGAGCTCTGGATTGGGTACCCAGATCTGTTAGACAAAAGAGTAGAGAGGTGGAAGATGCTCTACATAAGCTTGAAGCATCTTTGGGGCGTGCTGCTACTGATGAAGAGTTGGCAAAGGAGCTTAAGGTTAGTTCTAAGGAATTGCAAAAAACTTTGCAAAGAATAAGTTCTACTTCTATTCTTTCTCTTCAGGAATTATGGTATACTGGAGATGATAGCGATAAGGTTTCCATTGTAGATATGTTGGAGGCTCCTTCTGCTTATGATCCTGAAGCTGTTGTTGAAAAAACAGAGATAAAAAGAGTTGTTGCAGAAGCTATCAAGGAACTTCCTGATAAAGAAAAAAAGGTCCTTGTGCTATATTATTACGAAGATCTTACTCTTAAGGAAATTGGTGCTATTCTTAATGTCACGGAATCAAGGGTGTCTCAACTTCATACAAAGGCTATTACAAGGCTGAGGGTTAAGTTGAGAAATATTAAAAAGGGTATTTTTTAG